One Sphingomonas endolithica genomic window, GCTCGCATCTCGGCCATGACCTCGTCGTGCGGTATACCTGGCTCCTTGCTGTCCAGCGCACGCTGCACCTTGGCCCGAAACCAGACGTCATACGCCTCCGCCTCTTCGGTGGAGCCAAATTTGGATTCGATCGGCGACAGCTTTGCCATGCGCCATCGCATACCAGATCGACGCCGGGCTTTCTAGCGCGCCAGCACCTCGCCGAACGCCCGCACCGCCGCCGCCTCGTCGCCACCCCAGACGGCGCTCG contains:
- a CDS encoding stability determinant, translated to MAKLSPIESKFGSTEEAEAYDVWFRAKVQRALDSKEPGIPHDEVMAEMRALIESHRRNAADLAT